In Glycine max cultivar Williams 82 chromosome 10, Glycine_max_v4.0, whole genome shotgun sequence, the DNA window AGGTAACTAGCATAGAAGGTTGGGAAATAACAAAATGTgtgttttgaaaattgaaattgatgcaagcccaaaaataatgtaaaaaggtGAAGCATttcaatccattttttttactgatattTAATTATAGCAAAATAATTTGTCTGTTATAATAAGGACAATTATTTATGCTTTATCCCCGGAAGATTTATCTTTTAAAGTTGGACCTAAGGTAGTTTTACAACAATTTCTCACAATATAATGAACCAATGTGAATGATTGCTtttcatgtttaaaaaaaaatgaaccaatgtgatttaattttcaattatttagcCTAACGAAAGAGAATAATTTCTAAAATGCGGAAGCGTTTAGTACAGAAAACGTTTTTTCACATCAGAGAATCATTGAATTCTCGTAATCATGCCTCTTtgataatcatgtttttttggaacgaataaaacttaataaaaaataatatgatatttttctataataaaaaaaattaaattccatCATATTCTCACATCTTTTATGAGAGAGTTTTTATGAAAAACTTGTTAAAAACATCTCTAGAAAATATTGTTGTCCAAAAATATTAGAATgtatttggtttgcattttcattttctgttttcatcttttgaaaattgtttttatttttaaaagattaaaattctgaaaatatgtttggtttgacttcttattttctgctttcaagaaataaaaacactgaaaatgcgttttcaaaaggaaatatatttttagatttgtttaaaattatattatttgtcaccgcgttttcattttacccaaaataaGGTTCCTAGTTTCAATTGAAAACGATATTGTATTGTTTCCAGTTTTTGGttcgtttgagaaaatattttcactgcaaatattttcaaaaatttaaccaaacacattttcatcaccattttctatttcgagtgaaaatgaaaatagaaaacagtcaaaccaaacactccgttattttctatataaaaaaatggataaCAAACATGAGAAACTAAGGGTCCATTTGGGGTGTTTGCAAGTTTTTGGTTTTTGAGTTTCAAatgtaattttcaaaacaaaacgtGTTTgatgaaaatagagaaaataagttttataacatttttatacTCATTTTCAGaaccaagaaaaaatattttgtgaatttgatttttagtttaaaaaaacatacatttcCCCCAATTtgacaataacactttttttgCCACCACCGCTACCACCATCACAATCATTGGCACTACTATCATCACCATTGTCACCACCACTTATACCACCTTCGTCATTGTCGCAATTACATCATTGTCACCATCGTTATCACAGCTATAACTGGTTGccaccaccatcaccatcaccaccactattatttgtcatcatcatcaacCTCATTGTCACCACTGAAATCATTAATATTGTTACCACCACCACTAATACCGCTTCCGTCACCACTACCACCACCGTCGCTAATGTAATATCTAAAAACTAATCcaataattatttagataaagattATCTAAATATATCTTGTAGTAAGGGAAAAGatggattaaattattttaatatattagattgttatatttttttttttgaaaagatgttaatgtaataatatattagattgattaaagataataataagtaaagataataaaaatatgagataAAGGAAAGTtgattaaacaaattttaaaagatataattttaaattacatacaatgattatataaaaataaatagttcttTTTCTTAGAATCACAAACATAAACAATAACCTGTCTTGGTACTAGTGATAAGGAAGACAATGAGACATTATTGTATGAAGTATGAGCTCGTATGTCTTTTAAAGAATATGAGATCCACACTAGTTTCAAGAACCAAAAATAATGAGTTTAGTGATTCTGGAAATCACTAAGTTGTATCTATTGTATTTATTTGAATGTATTGTTATCgtctatttaaatattttatttattcagaacgtcatgaattattattattttaatgtgatttttttattggagttTATATATACCtatataatcttattttaaattcatagaAGATatcatgattgatttttttggattaCCGCGCCGACtgaaaagaatattatttacCAACACTCTAGGTTtgttttatttactaaaattatCATCTCATTAGAAGTGTTGTTTTCAAGGTACCAGAGAGAAGCCGCTAGAATTGAGGAAGCTTGAAGACTTAGTTACCTTTAAATACGTTTTTAACTTTGTTAGTACTCAGAATAATATGTCAAATGTGACTGATTTGACTGATTACATTATActtttaatgttaattatttttagatgttcatatttgagaataatatttttttttacttatgtaAAGACTTATTTAtttgactttattttattatacataagATACTTTCaaactaatataattttgagattttatattctttttagtaTGAGTTGTTATTTTAATGAAAGACGTTACAACCAACTTCACCACCAACATCATTGCTATCACCACATTGTCACTGCCACCACCATTTGTATCACTACTACCATTGACGTCACCTCCACCGCCATCGTTACCGCCACTACCATTATGACCAACATTGATatctttattgttgttgttgctaatatcaccatcatcattatcattgtGTCACCATCACACAAAAACACtcttaaacttattttaatacaatatcaaaattttaaaatgagtttatttgaaactaatattttaaagacCGGTTTAGAAGTTTGtttgaaactaaaattaaaaattgattattatttttaaaatttttgaaattaaaaattaataaacaccACAAACAAGTCCTAAGATCCCCCATCCAAAATTTTctagaaaactaaaaatttcTCCCCTAAATACCTCCATATTGTAATGAACCACTGTTAGAATTGTGATAGGGAGATGTACTCTCgtttaatatctaattatacTTCGAACATTACTTTTTTTGTATTGAAGATacatgtaaagaaaaaaaaaagtatgttttaattaaaatttgacaaaattgtatttttggtccGCCAGTTTATTTCCAGTTTCGGATTTGGTCCTCCAGTAATTTAATTCATGAGTTGGGTCctcctattttgtaaaatcgtgcAATGTTGGTCCCCCACGTCacaattggacgttgaccgttagCAAGTGATattgactgtcacgtgtcatgttCTTATTGGATGATAACTGTCATATATTATGCTCTGATTGGTTAATGAAAACAACAATgcatttcatctttcatggagttgacatccaatcagaacatgacacaTAACAATTATTATCCAATAAGAACGTGGCACGTGACAGTCAACACACTtgttaacggtcaacgtccaattgtGACTTGAATGATTAACATTGtacgattttacaaaataggaaGACCCaattcatgaattaaattactGGGGGACCAAATCCGAAACTGGAGATAAATTGGCggatcaaaaatataattttgccaaattttaaataatgtttttgtgtggtagcttacaacaaaaaaagagaaacaaattttaaaaaaaatcaaccttCAAATATGAGCAACTTTTAGTAAGATATTTTTCTTGTCTATAAACTCCGGTAAATGCTAATTACTGTTCTAAAGATACTAATTAAGTGGCCAGAagtgaataatttttattaaaaaatattattagtacactttatcataatttctaatgaaatatttatttttcattcttttaagCCTTGCCAAACATGACCGAGATACACTTACACAGTTCCATTGTTCATATTTTTTAGATTGCTCATACCAAGCAAACTTATAAATCATGCCTACTTCTCCTTCTTAATTAGCTGgcttcttccttctctttaacccttaaatttgatttgttaTTTTGGCAAGGTTAATGAAAAGTAAGGTGTACATGATGCTTAAGGATAGGCTTCTAGGGAATAAGAATCAAGTACCAAACAACAAAACTCATGTTGATCTTATAAATTATGAAGGTAGGACCTCCTTAATGAAATTCTTTAAACTTCTCACCTAACAAAAGGGAGCGACTTTTCCTCAAGTCACACAAAAGCAAACCCCTAGTATAATTAAAGCACTTGCATCTATAAAGCTAATAACAATCCCGTGTTCCCTAAAGATTTAGAGTGGCAATGATGgcctttttttcaaaagaaatttcAATAGACATCATCAAAAGAAGTTCACTAAAGCAGCATCAATAGTCTAGCTAAAATTAAAGTTCTAAGATGGAAATTAAACCCCCATAGTGTTTAATGACAAATACAGTAATCCATTGAACATGATTGTGTTTCCCTAATTGCAAACCTTTGCCTTTTTGGCATCTTAATCATACAAGAGCAAAAAAgatactttattttaataataaacaatCCAAATGAAAACACTTAACAAGTTTGATGttttgagattaaaaaaaaaagacttcggGTGAAAACTCTATTGAGGTtgctacttttttttgttttaaaaaatagtgtcATTTCTCGGCCTAATagttctttatttatttcaacaTTCATAGTAAATCGTCCATCAATTTTATGAATGTCATGAAAATATCTatgttgaaagaaaaagaacatttAGTTTTACAGATTCAGCGATATGTTAAACTTCGTGGGCCGGGATCActtattttcttctaatttgGAGAAAATATATTCCTTATAATTACacaagtatattttatttaaataaaatttgaaaagtacAAATCAACagaaaaatgtttaaaactataaaataattatttgaagaaagaaggagcaaaatttgtaaaattctGAAAAAATGAATTAGGAGTAAATTGCATTCTACTACCTctaatatttacttttatatgaCATCAAACTTTGACAtgaccaaaataaatatatctatGAGTATTTACCTGAATTCATCCTAACTTTGATAATTAATATCCGTCTTGATCAAATAcgaatatagatatagatattaTCCAACTCTTTAAAACATGGATGAAGATGAGTATGCAACTATTCGCTTAGCTGAACTGATTGCATAGATTTCTCATAGATTTATGTtaagaagaaataataaataaacccTTACATAAGGTGCTTGATGATCAATGATAGATAATCTGATAACTAATGCAGCTTCGGAATGTTGCCTGGTATGCTTTGTCTTTGGATTACATGAACACATCTTTCTGTGCAGTGTACGCTATGGCAACTGCTTCCAACTTACGGATGTGATTCCCAGCTACTCTAAAGTTTTCCCATTCATATCGGTTATCCGCTTTTGGGAAGAGCAAACCAAATTCTTTCGATAAATTATTGTAGGATTTAAGGATCTGTATTGTGTTTTGTTTATATTGTAGTTATTGCCAATCATGGAACTTAGGTTCTTTaccatattcaaaataatttcattttgtatGCATAACttataaagaaattttgttttaaaacaaacttataaagaaattatcatgaaaattaaagcattaaaaaacttattttatcatacataatatgCCATGATTGGATGATATACGATTGATATAtcacttattttctcttataatttttttattagttattttctttataagagTCTTAAACCAtggtataattttcaaaaaagaaaaaatggtgaGTAGTGAAACAAGTTtgtattaatttagttaattaataattgagtaaattaattttaatcgtTTAACTTGGTCAGTATTATActagtttagttaatttttatccaaaattaaaatttacttgtaTGATTGAATCCTATTAAGCTAAGTAGCAAAAATAAAGAATcatattatgttaaatttatttttgtgtgtgtaaattacatgtatttttttaaagataatattgTATGCTAATCTTTACCCCTTTTGAAAAAGATTAGACTGAAAATAgctatagaaattaaaaaaaaaaaagcataaaaatgaacagaaatgtttttctatttttgatctataaatttaagaaaatttccAAAGCACAAAATAAATACTCAGTcacatgttttttgttttttaaaaattagaatgcAAGAAAACCTTTGTCTTTCCACATGTTTCCAATTTCCAAACGCCTTGATCCACCATAATACCATGGTCTTCGTACACTCCTCACGAAAAAATTCCCATATCTGGTTTCACATCACAGGTTTCAAATTTCCTCCaccttttcaatttaaaatttcaaaaacaacaataaaaatggCACGTAATAGCGTAATGCATAATCGCCACGATCGCTCTGCACTGTGGGTGGTTTTCAATAACCCCAGAACACGAGGGGCATCTACCCGATATTCGACGTAGTGGCAAGGGCACTATCGTAAATTCCCCCCTTACAAAAACCCAATGCGTACAGCGCACGATAATCTTCTCCGACACGCGTCGCCAACCCAAGTGCTCCGTGACTGCCTTGGGTGCCCAAATCACCCACGCCACGTCGGATCCCACGTGGCAGAAACAGCCATGTCAGCAACTCTGCCTCTTCGCTATAAATACCAATCCCACCCACTCCTTACACCTAATCCAAAACGCTAAACAGcgaaaattaaacaacaacaaaaaaaaagctcTTCCATCCGAAACCGTAACTCACTGCCGGCGACGAGGATCTCGCCGGGGAAATGAACATTCCGGCGAaactcttttctctttctttgagCAATGCACGTCTCTCATACCATCGTCGCCATGTTTTTCACGAAAGCCTTGACCTCGAAACGTTTTTCACCTCCTCTTTCTCCTCTACTCGCGTAGTAGTCTAGAAGTTATTCGATCCTTCTTCCCTCAAAATGGAACTTACATGATAGAGTAGTTGTAGTTGAAGTCGTTAGAAAGAGACACAGGTTTTGAgcggattttttttctcttgcgaTTTCCCCCCCTCTTTTTTTGTCAGTCATGCCTCCGATGAAGATCCAACCAATCGACGTCGATTCACAGAAGCTCGCGGTGATCCGAAACGACGCCGTTAAGCCGGTGCTGAAGTCGCGCCTGAAGAGGCTCTTCGTGTTCGACCGTCAGTTCTCGAATGTGCTCAAGACTTCTTCGACTTCCTCGTCCGAGAAACCAGCCGCCGGCGAGGCTCCCCAGTCGAACACCAAAGACGGAGCGGCGGAGTTTGAACCGAGCTCCGTTTGCTTAGACAAAATGGTGCAGAGTTTCATCGAAGAGAGTAACGAGAAGCCCGCACCGGCCACCGCGAAATGCGGTCGCAACCGCTGCAACTGCTTCAACGGCAACAACAATGACAGCTCCGACGAGGAACTCGACATCTTCGGCGACTCAGTTTCCTCTGGCTCCTTCTGCGACGCCAGTGACGCACTCAAGGTAACTAACTAGCTCAAAAACCTAACTAGCTATAGTTCACGATGTTCTCAGCATCGAAAAAGCTTTAATAATTTCAATTccgtactttttttttgtttttgcagagCTTGATTCCTTGCGCGAGTGTTATGGAGAGAAACCTCTTAGCTGACACATCGAAGATCGTTGACAAGAACAGCAAGGTTTATAAGCGGAAAGACGATTTGAGAAAGATCGTCACCGAAAGCCTTTCCTCTCTCGGTTACGATTCCTCCATTTGCACTTCGAAATGGGACAAAACCCCAACCTGCCCTGCCGgtattcctttttcttttattttccccAAGTTTtctgaataaatattttgaggatttttttttaattatttgtggtTTTGATTAATTCAGGTGAATATGAATACATCGATGTGGTTGTGGAAGGTGAGAGGTTGATAATTGATATCGATTTCCGATCGGAGTTCGAGATAGCTCGATCGACGGGAACCTACAAGGCGATCCTTCAGTCTCTGCCGTTCATTTTCGTTGGAAAATCGGATCGACTCTGCCAGATCGTCGCCGCCGTGTCGGAGGCGGCGAAGCAGAGCTTGAAGAAGAAGGGGATGCACGTTCCGCCGTGGAGGAAGGCGGAGTACATTCTGGCCAAGTGGTTATCCAGCTCCTGCACCAGGGCGAATCCGCCATCGTCCTCCGCCGTCAATGACTCGACGGAGAACTTGATCGACGGCCGGGAGAGTGAGTGTGGTGAATTGGAACTGATCTTCGGCGAAAAAGCATCGTCGCCGAAGCCGGAGACTTTTCCCGGCGGTGAGAACAGCTTGCCATCGGTTGTGATGCCGACGTGGCAGCCACCGGCGGTGAGGGTGAGGAGTGTTGAGAGAGGTGCGAAGGTGGTCACCGGATTAGCCTCTCTTCTCAGGGACAAgccatagaaaaaaaattttgcactttttttttctttttctttttaaaaaaaatggtaattaaaatataacaaaaaatatttggatAAGAGCaagacttttttctttctttcaattttacttcttttctttcttttaattttacttttttttttcggtCTCCCGGGGGACTATGATGTAAGAAGCAACAATAGATGAGGTACTTGTAATAAAATATCAGGAGATAAGAGTAAATATTTGCAGAATCAATTTAGAAGTAAAatacaatgtttatttgaagttaaaaaaaaaatgctaagtGCTTGAGCATACATTCATGCATTAGGGCATCATAAACATTTCTCTATCATTGTTATATTATGaggaaaaatatttgtttaatttttggttGGAATTATTATGTGCATAGGTGAcatacataattttttgttatttcttaagACAAAAATAGTTTCTTTGTGCTATAAAAGGAAAAGGATTTCTTAACACCCCAGTTTTTGCGTCTGTACAATACAGTAATACTGTACTGTCTTTGTATTGTGTAATATCAACTGTGGTTGGGTTGTTGATCTCTGAAAGGGAAAGCAGAGATAGATGAGTTGCAACATTTCGGTCCCTTGAAGGGAGACAACGGGGTGaagcttttctttcttaattttttcgCATCCTTTCGTGAAATCAGTTTAATAGGAGTACTGTACTACTAGAATAGATTAATAgaatctttatttatatttatatatcttatcctttaatttttttaagcaattTTATCACTTAAATACGAACACAGTTCtgagaattttattttactttcactatttttttgacagaattTTACTTTCATTATAGAAAGCAGGGAATGAGAAAACTGAGAATAGTTTAGCGGTATTGGTGACGCCAGCAAACGACGCAGAAGGAAGGTTCGTGCCATCTTGAAATAAACGAAAACAGGAAATCCGTGACCAACAACCgagaacaaaataataattaatatttaccaGAAAACTcaatattattatgaaaataaggaaatattatttaaaatatttattctgcTAATGTTTATTCAATCTGTGCACCCCATTTTCATCATAGTAGTTTTTCTCTAACCCAGAATTGCCTAATGtcctattttttattgatttttttatggtacaaaattacaaatataatatGGTTTGTGAATTTATAACCCAGCTGGTAAAACATAACACGCGGCAATGGATCATGAATTGCGACcccacagtaaaaaaaaaaaaggacgtGAAAGTGTGAGGAGCAAATTTGACTGTGACTGAAGGCTGTAACTTGTAAGTTGGCATTGGCAATAATGGCATATTATTCCACTTTCTCAGTCTGAGCCTGAGGGAACTCAGGGAAGGTACCTTACTACCTTGGAATGCATGACACGTGTGAGCCATCACATTTGGTTTTGGGAAGGTCGAAAATtgtgaatttaaatatttgattatcatatataaaaaaacataaatattttgcaatactgaaaaactaatatatttttttataaaattacttttaatacttttataagtcattttcaaaatattattttataactttatagCATAAATAAACCCTCCTACA includes these proteins:
- the LOC100780943 gene encoding uncharacterized protein, translated to MPPMKIQPIDVDSQKLAVIRNDAVKPVLKSRLKRLFVFDRQFSNVLKTSSTSSSEKPAAGEAPQSNTKDGAAEFEPSSVCLDKMVQSFIEESNEKPAPATAKCGRNRCNCFNGNNNDSSDEELDIFGDSVSSGSFCDASDALKSLIPCASVMERNLLADTSKIVDKNSKVYKRKDDLRKIVTESLSSLGYDSSICTSKWDKTPTCPAGEYEYIDVVVEGERLIIDIDFRSEFEIARSTGTYKAILQSLPFIFVGKSDRLCQIVAAVSEAAKQSLKKKGMHVPPWRKAEYILAKWLSSSCTRANPPSSSAVNDSTENLIDGRESECGELELIFGEKASSPKPETFPGGENSLPSVVMPTWQPPAVRVRSVERGAKVVTGLASLLRDKP